The genomic stretch AAAGCGCAATCGCTATATTCGCTATAACTCTCAACATTGCCAAAAACGCTTTATTCCTGCATCGACATTTAAGATATTTAACTCACTGGTTGCCCTCGAAACTAAAGCGATCGCTGATGAAAACACCATAATTCCTTGGAATGGCGCAGTTAACAATGAATTTACCGCATGGAATCAAGATCAAACTATGCGGACAGCCTTTACGCGATCGGTCGTTTGGTTTTATCAAGAGTTAGCTAGACGGGCTGGTAATGAAAGGATGAGTAAGTATATCCAAGCTGCTGGCTATGGCAATCAAGATATCGGTGACAAGATTGATTCTTTTTGGTTGAAAGGTAAACTGAGAATTTCGCCAGAGGAGCAAATTAAATTTTTAGTGAGGCTATACAAAGAAGATTTGCCCTTCTCGCCTGCGGTAATGCAAACAGTTAA from Pseudanabaena sp. Chao 1811 encodes the following:
- the blaOXA gene encoding class D beta-lactamase; translated protein: MKLSMIKILLALVGITCAIAQPIYAETLSPNTAPKSNLMFQSQFSRNMAQNLQAAKSEGCFILYDLKRNRYIRYNSQHCQKRFIPASTFKIFNSLVALETKAIADENTIIPWNGAVNNEFTAWNQDQTMRTAFTRSVVWFYQELARRAGNERMSKYIQAAGYGNQDIGDKIDSFWLKGKLRISPEEQIKFLVRLYKEDLPFSPAVMQTVKDIMVIERQDNYTLRGKTGWGRDVDGMKNIGWYVGYLERDNDVYFYALNIVNQDPNFPMIPTRKKILFDTFKDLQLID